AACTTATCACTTCTTCCTTCTTTTTCATCtgctctttatttgtattttacacttAATTTTGAGCTATGCAGGTATTTCAAAGACATCACTATTTACTCTATGAAAAATGACtttctgcttcctggtacctgattACTTGAAGGTGTGTTGCATTTCGAATTCATTCCAacggtctagctgcaatcagataTGACGTATACCAATACTGGTTAAGACAAGTAATGGAGATCAGGTGAtcattttttcaatattacaTGTAACTTATTAGATATTAGctgaatacagtatatagtaattCCCTGGAAAGAGTACTCTTTAACTACTGGGCTTTCCAATCCTTAAATGAATCCAGATATTCAATAACTCACCAGCCACAACAAGGTCCTTTATTGCAGAACTGTTCCTTCCGGTCACTGAGTTCCAGGCCACACAAGTGTATCTCCCATTATTATTAGTGCTTACAGCAGATATCTTGTATTGTGAGCCCTTGGCCGTCTCTTTCCCTTTGAAATACCAAGTGTATTCACAAGAGGGCTGAGAGTGAGCCGAACATGTGAATGTTACCGTTGAGCCCTTAAATGCCAAGGTTGGTCCTGTAATGGAGACATGCTGTGGTCCATCTGCAATGCAAACAAGAGAACTTTACCACTCACATCCCAGTAGAACAGTCAAAAAGGAGTCTACATTTCATAGGCAAAAGAGAGGAAATTCCTTTTTCATACTTACAGTTCACAACCAGTCTGTATCCAGTGCTAGTCAATTGGCTTACAGGGTTAGAAGCTGTACACTGATATATGCCGTTATCAGACTGCAGTACTGGGTGGAAGGAGACTGTGCTGTTGTCTCCAGACAATGTGATCCTTTCAGTAGTGGATAGAGGCTGATCATCCTTCCACCAGAGCCTTGAGTCAGCGGCCCAAGTTACATTGCAGGTCAGACTGAATGTGTTGTTCTCTATTGGGTATGCAGGGGTGGGTTCCACATTAATGCTGGATGCTGGTTCTGTGAATGGAAAGCATGTCATTACAAACTCTTCCGATGTGTGGTCCAGAACAGTTGTGAGAGTTTTAGACATGCACTAGAGATGATCGATATTACTTTATAATGGCAGTTGTGTTCACAGGAGAGCTGTTacactgttttactgtaaaaagcTCCTTTTTACATTTAGGCATGCATGTGAAAGCACCCAGATTAATTAATTAGGAAACAAGCGATAGTGgtaattgaaaacaccataaCTTACCAATCACAATAAATTCAATTTCAGCAGAACTGCTGTTTCCAGTCACTGAGTTTTGAGCCACACAGGTATATGGCCCACTATTAGCTGCGCTCACAGGACTCATGTTGTAATGTGAGCCCTGGGCAGTCTCTGTCCCATTGAGATACCAAGTGTACTCAGAAGGGGGCTGAGAGTGAGCTGAACAGGTCAATGTTACAGATGAACCTACAGCTGCCAAATGTGGTCCTGTAATGGATGCTTGCTCGGGTCCAtctgcaatacaaaaaataattgaatgctCACATCCAAGTATAATAGTCAGAAAGGAGTCTGCATTCAGCATGCATAGTGAAAGGTTTTTGTTTACGTACAGTTGACGACCAGTGTGTATCCATTGCTGGTCTTATTACTTAAAGGGTTATTTGCTGTACACTGATATGTGCCGTTATCAGTCATCAGTACTGGGTTGAAGGAGACTGTGCTGTTGTCTCCAGACAATGTTATTCCATCTTCAGTAGACAGAGGCTGACCGTCCTTCAGCCAGTGCCTTGAGTCAACGGTTCCAGACACGGCACAGGTCAGATTCAGATTGTCGTTCAATATTGGGTGTGCAGGGGTGTGGTTCACAGAAACCTCAGTTATCAGTTCTGTGAATAGAAGGGATAGCATTATGAACACTTGAGCAACCACTGAGAATAATCCTAAACTTTAGAGAGGAGAGGTGTGAAGATATCTGTACAGGACAAAGCTTTGGTCAGGTGTGCTGGTTACGATCAACTATCCCTGAATGTAAAATACCACTGTGAACTGCTCTGGTTGAAGCTAATGACTTGCCCAAACTAATAACAGTAAGggaatttaaatgtttataattacaGTTAACCATTGGAGAAAACAAATAGTAAGATTAGATATTAGTTTCTTATTGCATCCTGAATGGAAAGTCATAATTACCATCTCTTCAGATGTGGGGTCCAGGACAGCTGTGGGTGTTTTAGACATGCACTGGAGAGGACGAGATATTGTGTTCACAGAGGGGCTGAACTTTGTTATAAAAAGCTCCAAGTTCCTTTTCACATTTAGGCGTATGTGTAAACGCAAAAAATACTGAGCTTGTTCACccagatttgtttgaattttgattGATTAGGAAACACGTGATAACAGTAAGTGAAAGACCCAAACTTACCAATCACAATAAATTCAATTACAGCAGAACTGCTGTTTCCAGTCACTGAGTTTCGAGCCACACAGGTGTATGGCCCACTATTAGCAGAGCTCACAGGACTCATGTTGTAATGTGAGCCCTGGGCAGTCTCTGTCCCATTGAGATACCAAGTGTACTCAGAATGGGGCTGAGAGTGAGCTGAACAGGTCAATGTTACAGATGAACCTACAGCTGCCAAATGTGGTCCTGTAATGGATGCTTGCTCGGGTCCATCTGCAATACACACAACATAACTGTGGAACCTTGAACACTCACATCCAAGTACAGCAGTCAGAAAGGAGTCTCAATACAGCATGCAtagtgaaatattttttttctgtttacttacAGTTGACGACCAGTGTGTATCCATCGCTGGTCTTATTACTTAAAGGGTTATTTGCTGTACACTGATATGTGCCGTTATCAGTCATCAGTACTGGGTTGAAGGAGACTGTGCTGTTGTCTCCAGACAATGTTATTCCATCTTCAGTAGACAGAGGCTGACCGTCCTTCAGCCAGTGCCTTGAGTCAACGGTTCCATACACGGCACAGGTCAGACTCAGATTGTCATTTAATATTGGGTGTGCAGGGGTGTGGTTCACAGAAACCTCAGTTATCAGGTCTGTGAATAGAACGGATAGCATTATGAACACTTGAGCAACCACTGTGAATAATCCCAAACTTTAGAGAGGAGAGGTGTGAAGATATTTGTTTGCCAGATTGAACCCGTTTGTTTGATTTGCTCTGACTCACCTATTACTGTAAGCTCCTTTATGGCAGAACTGTTCCTTCCGGTCACAGAATTCCAAGCCACACAGATGTAAATTCCCTGATTATCAGAGTTTACATGATCTATCTTGTATTCTGAGCCGTTGGCAGTCTGTTGCCCATTGAGATACCAGTTGTATTCACTGGGGGGCTGAGAGCGAGCTGAACATGTTAACTTTATTGCTGAACCATTAGCTGCCAAGTCTGGTGCCTTAATGAAGGCCTCCTCTGGTCCATCTGCAATTCAAACAATAAACTTAAACACTTCAAATCTTAATTTAGCATGCATAAAAAAGATATATTCTACTCTGTGTACTCACAGTTTACAATTAATTTGTATCCAGCTCCAGTCTTATTGCTTACAAGGTTAGAAGCTGTACACTGATATATGCCGTTATCAGACAGTAGAACTGGGTTGAAGAAGACCGTGCTGTTGTCCACTGATAATGTTATCCTATTATCAGTGGACAGGGGCTGACCATCCATCATCCACAGCCTTGAATCAGCAGACCCTAACCCAGACACCTCGCAGGTTAGATTGAATGGGTTATTCAGTATTGGCTGTGCAGGGGTGGGGTTCAAAGTCACATTAGTTATCGGTTCTGAAATAGAAGGATTAATcacagttatttgttttttcactgaaACATAAAACAGGGGTTGTATGGTAGGTTGGTTCGCAGTAATATCAAAATTATTCAGAATAGGAAGGTGAAATTTTATGTTTATCATGGCATCTGCTGACAGGCAAACTGTCAAACGGGAACTGAGCTGGTGCCTTACTCGTCATCACACTGCCATGAATACTTCAGATGCAACAGCTACTACTCTGTTAAAAATATTGACGGTCCAGGAGCAGCACTTGAGTTTTAGCACTAAATGAAGTGTGCCATGTTAATGGATCTTTACATTGCGAAAGAACACTGACGCACACATTACCAATAAAGTGCTGTTTGTGAATGGGGATCTAATTGTTTCCACTCCATTTGAAAAGACCATTTCGACTGTACTAAATAGGGAATCATTGAAATTAGTACTTAAGTTAATATAAAAGGCGAGAGACTATCAGCCATTTTCGGCAATAACCCTTAAGCATGCTTTCTCAATACGAACTTAAGTGAGTATGACAACTCAGTGGTTGTTTCTGAAGATGGCTCTGCATTTCAAAGGACTTTAAGATTAAATTCTTCACTATAGTTTTTAATAATAGACTCATTTAATTTTGTTCCAGGTAAAATAAATGCTGTGCCCAGGAGAAAAAGCTTCATTGATCTGCAGCTTCAGTAAGTggattttgagtaaatgtacaCGCTTTTGTCAATTTCAGCTGTATCAATCTGCATTCCAACTTAAAGGTAATGTTTTGTTTGCTCAGAGGACTTATGTGGTTGAagtaaacactaaacaaaaatgtgattAGCTTTTTAGTTTTCATAATGAAATGTGACAGAAAGGGCAGCCGTTTCAACCTTCTTCAGTGGAAGACAGGCTTTACAATCAGAGTTGTTAACAAACTAAATCACTTACCTATAACAGTTATGCTGCTTGTTACATCACCATACCTAAGGGTTATATTGTTAGAGGCCCAGCAGGTATAGTTTCCAGTCTGATTGAGTCCAATGTGAGCCATATTCAGCTGTGATCCCAGTTTGTTAAGAGGGGCTCCATTAAAGAACCATTGGTAGTGAGCAGGTGGGCTGGACTGTGCATAGCAGGACAGGGTGAGGTCTGATCCTGCACTGCTATAGATTGGTTCTGGGGGGTTTATAGTCATGTCATCCGGCCCGTCTAAAATAAACATTCTCAAAGTTAGTACAaagaaacaatatatacaattaatCTCATGTGGAATAATCTACTGTAACAACTGTccctgcaatgttttttttttttattttattattttttttaatcaaattctgCCAATCCATTCTGAAGAATATAGTCTTTACTAGCACTACAAGAATGGAATAAAAGATAACTGATTTCCTGAAAAGGTGTGACACTGCTAAGAAATAGCATTCCAAAATCAAAGCAGAATAGACATTTCAATCTTTCAAGAGGAATGCCACACACtatgtaacaacaacaacaaaaaaaaacccttactaATTAGTGCACACACCAAACATTGACCAAACATTGATCAGCACTCACAGCTCACGATGAGATGAAACGGCTCGCTGGTGCTGTTACTGACAGCGTTAAACACATAGCAATGCAGGGTCCCATCATCAGATCTCAACACCCTGGGTATGGTCAGTGTTTTATTGTCATCACTCAAGTGAATCCGCTCACTGTCACTAAGCACAGAGCTGCCATTGAGCCATTGGTAGGAGACGGCAGAACCAGAGGCTGTACAGGTCAAACTGACAGTGTCATTGAACTCCACTGGATTAGTAACATTGGAGCGGACTGTTGGTTGGGAGACAGGTTCTGCAGAGAAGAGAGAAAATGGAGGAAGGTGGGAGTGGAAAATGGttggtgacatttaaaaatgaacacataagaggaagtattttacaataaatgcattCGACCCTTTCAAGGACAAAGCTATCGCTTTGAGAGTTGTTAATATGCTTTGTTGATATTACAGTaaacaatggcttggtttacatgcacttgaaaatggACTCTagagtcatgactgtgtgacttTGTCACTAATACATcctgaaacaacaaaaatatgtcCTTCTGGCAGCGTGagtttaagggcagggtcaatcgctttcttatgataaaaatagctgtataaccccatgtaaaccggagcaggaatcgggcttgtggctcacgaggtttcaTCAGTCAAGATACcatttttctgacttaatatttCATGTAATTTCCAGCACAAAGGCCGTAGTTTTGTATCGGTGGGGgtaacacacacccccccccccacccccccccccccccccacacacacacacacacacacacacacactgtacatttatggactacttcaacaccaGAACCGCCATGGTTATGCTCATACCTACAACCggcggtacattttaaacactatcaatattaaaatgaaagataacCTATCGAATACAACGCAAAAGTTTTATGCAAGCActtcatatcaaacatctgcacagtcgaaacaccgtatttaaatgaacaattaaacaaaaaggtttgttttctaacttaccacatataaagtgctacttcaaaaaatgaaaaactagaataaagtaaacatttcaaaagaaactagtgtgtaaacaggtgtatgcacatacagaactgtaaaaacaaaagtagtttttaatctaaaactaaAGTAACATGATTTTTCTTGCGTgcgtgtcactcgcagcacagaatccaggttgagctgctgcaggcTGTGGCTtggcagttttctgatcaaagtGTTTTTTGAAGCACTGTGGCTAACTTCAAAACGAAATATCTCCTACCTTGTATAAAAAGAAttaattgatggctgccaggtccagtagagataacaggcttgtgtgtgtgtgtgtgtgtgtgtgtgtgtgtgtatatgtatatatatatatatatatatattatatatgatttactcgacaaacacaaaatataacaattgaatattgtaggtaatattcaaaatattcaaaatatgtAAAAGGCGGTTTTAGTGTTTATGAAATGTAACTGTTAGattttccacaaacacacacacacacaaatataaattctaagtaatAAAACTTGTAAAAATGATGTTTTcgataattgtgtgtgtgtgtgtgtgtgtgtgtgtgtgtgtgtgtgtgtgtgtgtgtgtgtgttggaaaggtaaccagacaagcAAGTAGCTAATTTGCGtcgtaattcagaatgtgtgcaaaattcatttctcttgttaaatgtttgtaTCTTCATGGCAGCGCATGAAGCTCTTCTCACGATATTCAGAGCCGTTGATTAGTacggccaattttttttttcctaaaaaactGCATAGCCACGCATTACCTGGAAAGTATAGCAAACAGGTTGTGAGAAAAACTGTCATGACTGGTGCATGTAAACCCGGCCACTGAGCGTTCTGCCAAGATAGGAACCTTTTACATCATCTCCAAAATGTGCCTTGCAATCTTACATGATTATTAAGTTAAACTATGATAGAGACAGTaacagtaatacattttacatcactgtAAATTCTATAATTCATCCTCTATCTATGATGTTAATGAATACTTTTCAATCTGAATGAACTGCACTCACCAAAAACAGTCAAGGTAGTATTTCCACTGAATTCAAAGCCATCCGTGGTTTGAACCTGAACAAAATATTTTCCGGAGTCACTGAGTCTTACAGACTTCAGTGTCAGTGATCCAGTGCTAGTATTCACAGAGACTCTCCCTTTATATCCAACACCTGAAATCATATTAGAGCCAAACCAAAAAACCAACATCGTCTGTGCATTCCAGGATCCTGATTGTGGCACAGAGGGGGGGTTAATCTCAAACAGCACATCATCCCCAATCTTCACAGGATTTTTAATAATGGTTACATCCAGACACCAATAACCTGATGATAAGAACAAcaagagaataaataataataataataataataataataataataataataataataataataataataataataataataataataatgaaaaatctGCTAGCTATAGACTGCTACCAAAGctgaaaaaaagcagaaatcagAAAAGCTAAACAAGAAAACCTAATGAAATCCCATCTGTAAGCTGTCTAATTAAAGGTGAATCTTATAGAGGCTCCATCAGTGTAATATTGCACAAGGAGTTTGCAAACTGATTTACTCGACAAACACAAAAAGAGGTAAATCAATTGTTTCTGTCTTTACCTTTTATCAACGCAAAAAGGAGTAGGGTCAGCACTGGTACTCGTGTGTTCTCCATCACGCTGTGTAGCAAATGAAACCCCTTTGTCATACACGAGAAGCTGATCAGACTGCTAAtgtacatgcaaaataaatatggaaTTAATAGCGCTTCGCTTTGTATTTGTACAGCAATCGCCTTGCCCATATTTCCGCCAATTAGAGTGAAAGGTGTGTTTGGAGTCAACATGACCAGTAACACTGGTTTT
This window of the Polyodon spathula isolate WHYD16114869_AA chromosome 24, ASM1765450v1, whole genome shotgun sequence genome carries:
- the LOC121299259 gene encoding carcinoembryonic antigen-related cell adhesion molecule 5-like → MYISSLISFSCMTKGFHLLHSVMENTRVPVLTLLLFALIKGYWCLDVTIIKNPVKIGDDVLFEINPPSVPQSGSWNAQTMLVFWFGSNMISGVGYKGRVSVNTSTGSLTLKSVRLSDSGKYFVQVQTTDGFEFSGNTTLTVFEPVSQPTVRSNVTNPVEFNDTVSLTCTASGSAVSYQWLNGSSVLSDSERIHLSDDNKTLTIPRVLRSDDGTLHCYVFNAVSNSTSEPFHLIVSYGPDDMTINPPEPIYSSAGSDLTLSCYAQSSPPAHYQWFFNGAPLNKLGSQLNMAHIGLNQTGNYTCWASNNITLRYGDVTSSITVIEPITNVTLNPTPAQPILNNPFNLTCEVSGLGSADSRLWMMDGQPLSTDNRITLSVDNSTVFFNPVLLSDNGIYQCTASNLVSNKTGAGYKLIVNYGPEEAFIKAPDLAANGSAIKLTCSARSQPPSEYNWYLNGQQTANGSEYKIDHVNSDNQGIYICVAWNSVTGRNSSAIKELTVIDLITEVSVNHTPAHPILNDNLSLTCAVYGTVDSRHWLKDGQPLSTEDGITLSGDNSTVSFNPVLMTDNGTYQCTANNPLSNKTSDGYTLVVNYGPEQASITGPHLAAVGSSVTLTCSAHSQPHSEYTWYLNGTETAQGSHYNMSPVSSANSGPYTCVARNSVTGNSSSAVIEFIVIELITEVSVNHTPAHPILNDNLNLTCAVSGTVDSRHWLKDGQPLSTEDGITLSGDNSTVSFNPVLMTDNGTYQCTANNPLSNKTSNGYTLVVNYGPEQASITGPHLAAVGSSVTLTCSAHSQPPSEYTWYLNGTETAQGSHYNMSPVSAANSGPYTCVAQNSVTGNSSSAEIEFIVIEPASSINVEPTPAYPIENNTFSLTCNVTWAADSRLWWKDDQPLSTTERITLSGDNSTVSFHPVLQSDNGIYQCTASNPVSQLTSTGYRLVVNYGPQHVSITGPTLAFKGSTVTFTCSAHSQPSCEYTWYFKGKETAKGSQYKISAVSTNNNGRYTCVAWNSVTGRNSSAIKDLVVADLNGSASLASGHAVEVVIAVLVLLLCVSG